A genome region from Halarchaeum grantii includes the following:
- a CDS encoding ThuA domain-containing protein, with translation MTRITVWNEFVHEQENDTVAELYPDGIHAAIADALEEGGFDVETATLHDHEHGLTEDVLAETDVLTWWGHAAHDHVEDHVVERVKRHVVEEGMGLLVLHSGHFSKIFKSLMGTTCNLKWREAGETERLWVTDPAHPIAEGLPESFEVPEAEMYGEHFDIPQPDALVFNSWFEGGETFRSGCVFHRGKGRIFYFRPGHETYPVYYQDEVQQVLRNAAEWAARDDDAPDVTRGNADPIEDIDTSDDRTVH, from the coding sequence ATGACACGCATCACGGTCTGGAACGAGTTCGTCCACGAGCAGGAGAACGACACCGTCGCCGAACTCTATCCCGACGGCATCCACGCCGCCATCGCCGACGCGCTCGAGGAGGGCGGCTTCGACGTCGAGACCGCTACCCTCCACGACCACGAGCACGGCCTCACCGAGGACGTCCTCGCGGAGACGGACGTCCTCACGTGGTGGGGGCACGCCGCCCACGACCACGTCGAGGACCACGTCGTCGAGCGCGTCAAGCGCCACGTCGTCGAGGAAGGGATGGGCCTGCTCGTCCTCCACTCCGGGCACTTCTCGAAGATCTTCAAGTCCCTCATGGGCACGACGTGCAACCTGAAGTGGCGCGAGGCCGGCGAGACCGAGCGCCTCTGGGTCACCGACCCCGCCCACCCCATCGCCGAGGGCCTCCCCGAGTCCTTCGAGGTGCCCGAGGCCGAGATGTACGGCGAGCACTTCGACATCCCGCAACCCGACGCCCTCGTCTTCAACTCGTGGTTCGAGGGTGGCGAGACCTTCCGCTCGGGCTGTGTCTTCCACCGGGGGAAGGGCCGCATCTTCTACTTCCGCCCCGGCCACGAGACCTATCCGGTCTACTACCAGGACGAGGTTCAGCAGGTCCTGCGGAACGCCGCCGAGTGGGCGGCGCGCGACGACGACGCGCCCGACGTCACGCGCGGGAACGCCGACCCCATCGAGGACATCGACACCAGCGACGACCGCACCGTCCACTGA